The genome window TGGGCATCTCCCATAGTTCCACTTCCACGATCGAAAATCTTCTCTGAGTTTGTCGAGTcctaaaatagaataaaaatcatttataatTTGGCAAACACAATGACGgcattaatttaatgattgtaaaatttgtaaatatttacatTAGTTTAATAGAACGCTACTGCTAATGCAAATAAATCTGGCAAATGATAGtactttaaaatattttaatttaccagGGAACCATTGTTCAGTAGGATTTATCATTTGAAATCCTCTCTGCAGTTGCACAAGTGGATGTCCCCCATCCTCCAGGCTCATTGCCTTAGTCCGAAGATATTCCCAACCAACAGCTGCCATTAAAGCGTCAGTATTCACTCGACTATTAATCTCACACAAATTCTTTACTGGAGATCTTGTAGACTCTGTTGCATTAGCATTGATTATGCCAGCCTGTAATTGTAAATTCGAAAATTGATTACTCATTCCAATCACCTTGACACCGTTGATATCAATTTGAACAGGCGAAAACGTTGAGTATAAGATAAATCAGTCATTACGACAGAAGAGAATGAGGTAGGGCGTTTCTTATCATTCTATTTATCCAAATCGGATATTTATCCAAAATCGTGTTTCTAATAAAGTTGTCAGTACTAGACAGTCCTACACACACCCTTTGTGCCTCTTTTCTCctgttaatattttaattcctAATAACATTCAAGGTCTAACAACtgaatgttcaatttttttacatcataATAGCGCGAtacaaaaggaaaaaaaggaaaaactttaaaatgttttcatttgacgacagaaaaaaaaaaagattaaaCTTGATTGCAAagcttccattcggaagcacaAATCCTGAAAGTACTGGGATATCCCAATGTTAAATATAAACATTACCTCTTTCTTTTCAAGCGCCATTCGTAAATTTTCCTTATTAGCATCTACCAGTAAAGTGCAATGATGATAAGCATTGGGTCGTCCCAATCTTGCAGCAGTCCCGGATACTTTTAAATTCCCATTGACGACGATATCTTCCCTCTCATTGATATCACTCCGAATTCCCCATTCTCTGTACAGAGCCCTCGTAATGATCTGCAGGTTATACTTTCTATTGTACCTCTCCCTAGGAGTAAAAAACGATAGATTCAGATTTCCAGTATCATGATAAACAGTACCACCACCACTGTTGCGTCTGGCCATGGCAATTCCCTGCTCCTCAAGCCCCTGAATATTAACTTCAATCCAGGGATTCTGATGTCGTCCAATAACCACACAAGGATCATTTCTCCATAGTAAcaatatgtgattatttttacaGTCGTAATTACGATATAACCAATCCTCCAATGCCAAATTGGTAAATATATCTTTAGATTGTGACATGAACACAGATTTGGTTATTGAATCCTCATTTACACGATCACCACCACTGGACATTGATCTACCAATTGTCATTCCAACATGTGAATGAACAATTGATAATGCTCTCCCCTTAATAGATACAACGTATCTGCTGATTAGAGACATTATTTATATTCAAAACAGAGAAACAGAACGAAAAAGTTCACTGTTAATcagtcaattaaattaaatcagtctttattattttttttaaactttttgtAGTCCCTCTTTTCAGTTCAGATGAtgagaaaattcatgaatttttcactagTTACAAAGTCTGTTTTTCAGTTCTAGTCCTTCAGAAATAGACTAGAAAAGAGGTTGTTTTTTAAACTCGCGAGTTGACTGAAATCGTTGAAGGTTTAGGATGAAAGGAATTCGAATGAAACCTTTCAACACATGTGTTTAGCAGATACGTCACACTGGCTTGAGGTTATAGAGATGAGATAATCGTGAAGGGCAATTGTCTGATGAAGCCACTTCCAGGTCTGGTCCAGGGTGTTGATGCGGTATCGGATACCCAAACAGTCTCGACAGTCCTTTTGCATTCCTCCGTGTGCTGACAGATTTATTGGATAATAATTACACTTGTTTATTacactaattaattatttgaggtTGTGGTGTCAACAGTAGGCTAGACAGGTTTCGGTCACAGCTGATTTGAGGtcaatattttgtttatttacgtGGATTAATTCTATGGTAACGGTGAGCGTTTAATGCGGCCACTAACTTCgttattaatgatttattcaaCGGAATTATTTCGTTTATATATGAACCGCGGGGGGCGATTTACGGTGGGGATGAGGAGCCACGAGGTTATCACAGACTTCAGCGCAAAGTACAGCTGATGTGCGCGTGGTCGTGCAATCCGGGTTCTCTGATGTGTAAATTTTTTGTATCGTTTCGTGGTACACTTGTCAGACTTTATGCATCAGTAATTGGAATAATAAATAGATGATTCTactgtatatatttttctttcataatGTAATCGGGTCACTAATTAAGGATATATCTAATTATGGTGCGCTGTTTGGCTTCAACCActcaattatgaaatttgtAAATCAAATTACGtgcgaaaaatttgaaaaaacaatcGTCAATATTCAGCGTCATTTAGATTACACTTCACAGGGATTATTATTCTTTTCAACAGTGGTTGTTTATCGATGcataattataattgtttaGACTCGcgaatacttttttttagaTACGAAATCGATTTCtgatgaaattattaaaataaatgtctTCGATATAATTAACAACATTGTCTTTTAGGGGTGAGGTGTAATTGTTTGCACACTAGTCTCAGAAAATAGTTgtaatttggaaaaatgagaattctgcaattttttttatcaatattccatcaaaaatgatttttatttattcttatttttaaaatgagtTTTGACGATTGATTATTGAGATTCAAATTCAGATCTGAAAATCATGACATTTCCCCGCAATTTGGTTAAAGTCGAACTCAAATGAAAGCTCTAATATTCGGTTGAAATAGCAAAGGATTTCATAGAGAACAAAATAGACAAAGTCcttgaataaaatatctctTTTAAGTCTATTCATTGATGAAATCTTTGGGAGTATATTCATGCCAGAATTATCAGTCCAATGACTTTACTGTTAGTTTACTCTCCAAGATTTTCATTCGTCATTTTCTAAACTCTCATTATAGTTccgtaaaataataatgaagataattcgataatcaataattcagaATTTACAGCTATCTCGTTGGTAGAGAGAATCGGGAGATTTGAAATCACATACGATTAAATTTTCCCGTTATGGAGACTACAAGGGAACTATTAAGGTCAAATGATAAGAACGTCTCGCAACTTTTCTTGCTActttgttggaattttttgattGTAGCGGGGGGTGGTCGATTTATTGCGTACGCCATCTCCACGGTACCTCTTACCGTCTTTCGTATCAGTTTGACAATGTCATTTCGTTCATTGTACACTGTTGCATCGATTTTATCAGCTCTACTTTATTAACTGATAAGATGAGCT of Diachasmimorpha longicaudata isolate KC_UGA_2023 chromosome 3, iyDiaLong2, whole genome shotgun sequence contains these proteins:
- the Lipt1 gene encoding lipoyl amidotransferase LIPT1, mitochondrial isoform X1 — translated: MSLISRYVVSIKGRALSIVHSHVGMTIGRSMSSGGDRVNEDSITKSVFMSQSKDIFTNLALEDWLYRNYDCKNNHILLLWRNDPCVVIGRHQNPWIEVNIQGLEEQGIAMARRNSGGGTVYHDTGNLNLSFFTPRERYNRKYNLQIITRALYREWGIRSDINEREDIVVNGNLKVSGTAARLGRPNAYHHCTLLVDANKENLRMALEKKEAGIINANATESTRSPVKNLCEINSRVNTDALMAAVGWEYLRTKAMSLEDGGHPLVQLQRGFQMINPTEQWFPGLDKLREDFRSWKWNYGRCPKFTVTRDLKMPADSTNSTGNGGFHQLKLTLEVNNGIVEDIKLSLPPNVLSNAASQDASVITHLRGAKYDHDFTEKIVSALGCTSVPLDATQSANISNMAANQ
- the Lipt1 gene encoding lipoyl amidotransferase LIPT1, mitochondrial isoform X2 produces the protein MSLISRYVVSIKGRALSIVHSHVGMTIGRSMSSGGDRVNEDSITKSVFMSQSKDIFTNLALEDWLYRNYDCKNNHILLLWRNDPCVVIGRHQNPWIEVNIQGLEEQGIAMARRNSGGGTVYHDTGNLNLSFFTPRERYNRKYNLQIITRALYREWGIRSDINEREDIVVNGNLKVSGTAARLGRPNAYHHCTLLVDANKENLRMALEKKEAGIINANATESTRSPVKNLCEINSRVNTDALMAAVGWEYLRTKAMSLEDGGHPLVQLQRGFQMINPTEQWFPGLDKLREDFRSWKWNYGRCPKFTVTRDLKMPADSTNSTGNGGFHQLKLTLEVNNGIVEDIKLSLPPNVLSNAASQDASVITHLRGAKYDHDFTEKIVSALGCTSVPLDATQSANIRY